From the Funiculus sociatus GB2-C1 genome, one window contains:
- a CDS encoding GNAT family N-acetyltransferase — MFKFCIDEETELKLLEVEHAEELFALTDSCRNYLREWLPWVDETKTVEDTKSFIESSLKFSANDGFPVGIWYKGRIAGCIAYHTIDWDNRSTSIGYWLGENFQKRGLMTKACGAMVHHALDELNLNRVEIRCAVGNFKSRAVPERLGFTNEGTLRSSQWLYDHFVDLVVYGMLARDWQI; from the coding sequence ATATTCAAATTTTGCATCGACGAGGAAACTGAACTCAAATTACTTGAGGTTGAACACGCAGAGGAATTATTTGCCCTCACCGACTCTTGCCGCAACTATCTTCGGGAATGGCTACCGTGGGTTGATGAGACAAAAACTGTGGAAGATACAAAATCTTTCATCGAAAGTTCCTTAAAATTCTCAGCCAATGACGGATTTCCTGTGGGAATTTGGTATAAGGGTCGCATAGCCGGGTGTATTGCCTATCACACGATTGATTGGGATAACCGTTCAACAAGCATCGGTTACTGGCTGGGTGAAAATTTCCAAAAACGGGGGCTGATGACTAAAGCCTGTGGCGCTATGGTACATCATGCGCTGGATGAGTTGAACCTTAACCGGGTAGAAATTCGCTGTGCTGTAGGAAACTTCAAGAGTCGGGCAGTTCCGGAAAGACTAGGATTTACCAACGAAGGGACTCTCCGCTCTAGCCAATGGCTGTACGATCATTTTGTCGATCTGGTTGTTTACGGGATGCTTGCTAGGGATTGGCAAATTTAA
- a CDS encoding four helix bundle protein: MRSRPWLDGLGARDWGLGIGDWGLGKNKDYRLGCMGEKGFESLEFYQDSLKLLKAAYRLADSLPDRERYNLSDQLRRSACSLVLNIAEGYGRYHFLDRLRFLYIARGSLAETKSAFIIAESVGYCTTEQLSWVRQIQEQIEKALNGYCRFIRSRQQGGEEYGNQYIREQGTREKGLGAGD; encoded by the coding sequence ATGCGATCGCGTCCCTGGCTGGACGGGCTAGGGGCTAGGGATTGGGGATTGGGGATTGGGGACTGGGGACTGGGGAAGAACAAAGATTACAGATTAGGATGTATGGGAGAAAAAGGTTTTGAGTCTTTAGAATTTTATCAAGATAGCCTTAAGCTACTTAAAGCAGCTTATCGGTTGGCAGATAGTTTGCCAGATCGCGAACGCTATAATTTGAGCGATCAATTGCGACGATCAGCCTGTAGCCTGGTATTGAATATCGCTGAGGGCTATGGACGCTATCACTTCTTAGATCGTTTGCGTTTTCTCTACATTGCTCGTGGTTCCTTGGCTGAAACCAAAAGTGCTTTCATCATTGCTGAAAGCGTCGGATACTGTACTACAGAACAATTAAGCTGGGTTAGGCAGATCCAAGAGCAAATTGAAAAAGCTCTTAACGGCTACTGTCGTTTCATCCGCTCCCGACAACAAGGCGGTGAAGAATATGGAAACCAGTATATTCGGGAGCAAGGTACTAGAGAAAAGGGACTGGGGGCTGGGGACTAG
- the csaB gene encoding polysaccharide pyruvyl transferase CsaB codes for MEKIRAVCCGYYGQGNAGDEALLASLLQMLPDNVLPLVLSGDPKKTRDRYNVETFSRKAFFPVLKALRQSDVFIWGGGSLIQDATSAVSPLYYAGLMGLAQQQGLKTIAWAQGIGPLNRQLTRWVARNAFAGCSAVSVRDRASANLLRNWKISSIIAPDPVWALDSLPVKGLWDLPAPRVAITLRSHPQLTPTRLNNLTRALIDFQKATETCILLVPFQLNRDYAIAQSIASQLPGPNHIFSLEDPRELKGLFQGVEMAIGMRFHSLIMAASQECRCFALSYDPKVNLLMEELAMPGWDLDQLPDDPNTISKAWLEHYVNGDALTPHQIQSLVDRSLMHRDLLAEALAVG; via the coding sequence ATGTTGCGGATATTATGGGCAGGGGAATGCAGGCGATGAGGCGTTGCTGGCTTCGCTGTTGCAAATGCTACCAGATAATGTGTTGCCTTTGGTATTGTCTGGCGACCCAAAAAAAACACGCGATCGCTACAATGTTGAAACCTTCTCGCGCAAAGCTTTCTTTCCAGTTCTAAAAGCTTTGCGCCAGTCAGATGTGTTTATCTGGGGTGGAGGTAGTTTAATCCAAGATGCTACCAGCGCCGTCAGCCCCCTATATTATGCGGGATTGATGGGATTAGCGCAGCAACAAGGTTTGAAAACTATTGCTTGGGCGCAGGGAATTGGCCCTTTAAATCGCCAGCTGACTCGCTGGGTGGCGCGAAACGCTTTTGCTGGTTGTAGTGCTGTAAGTGTACGCGATCGCGCTTCTGCTAACCTACTGAGAAATTGGAAAATATCCTCGATTATCGCCCCCGATCCAGTTTGGGCGTTAGATTCGCTACCAGTAAAAGGACTTTGGGACTTACCCGCGCCCAGAGTCGCCATTACATTGCGATCGCATCCCCAACTTACCCCAACTCGGCTTAATAATCTCACCCGCGCCCTGATAGACTTTCAGAAAGCAACCGAAACCTGCATTTTACTGGTGCCATTTCAACTGAATCGAGATTATGCGATCGCGCAGTCAATTGCATCGCAATTACCCGGCCCCAATCATATTTTCTCTCTAGAAGACCCCAGAGAATTAAAAGGATTATTTCAAGGCGTAGAAATGGCAATTGGGATGAGATTCCACAGCCTAATTATGGCAGCATCCCAAGAATGTCGCTGCTTTGCTCTCAGCTATGACCCCAAAGTTAACCTTTTGATGGAAGAATTAGCAATGCCGGGATGGGATTTAGACCAATTGCCAGATGACCCTAACACAATTAGTAAAGCTTGGCTAGAACACTACGTAAATGGCGATGCCCTCACACCCCATCAAATACAATCTTTGGTAGATAGATCCTTGATGCACCGGGATTTGTTGGCTGAAGCTTTAGCCGTGGGATAG
- a CDS encoding NAD(P)/FAD-dependent oxidoreductase, producing MREICYLEVPTPDTAAVRVWLQQEFEHLSLGEKIITSDGIRLQFRGGGNTNNTDTSETAKIPQTELSIFVWSVQRTTYVKVFRWGDRVPGEKQILQQLNSGLRRQFPQEYPEPPKIDLSQQSIFEALAPYYPETVRFFQKMPNGESDLNRVYWWEQRWRESVRNPQQPRQVVFSDSGETGRIPNPQSPIPNPQSPIPNPQSPIPNPQSPIPSYDLIYVGGALGVIHAAVMAKLGYRVLLLERLPFGRMNREWNISRDEFQSLINLGLFTPAEFESIIAAEYVDGFNKFFDGNNPPKLKAQILHTPTVLNVGLDSEKLLRLCGEKLLASGGEIWDETEFIRADVGKKEVVVSAKHLPSQSPRQAAGRLLVDAMGTASPIAWQLNGDRAFDSVCPTVGAVIASGFEPGVWDSQYGDVLNSHGDISRGRQLIWELFPAEGEEITIYLFHYHQVHPDNPGSLLEMYEDFFTILPEYRRCDMEKLVWKKPTFGYIPGHFSVGGSDRTVAYDRLIGIGDAASLQSPLVFTGFGSLVRNLGRLTALLDTALKHDLLKARQLNQIRAYQSNVSVAWLFSKGMMVPTGRYLPPQRINSMLNTFFGLLATEPPEVADTFIKDRVDWLTFNRLALIAAWQNPSLLPWIWELAGPKDILRWLGSYFSFTLNAVYLWLLGGWFPGLIQRLQPWLEDRYPALWLWLLTQSYALSAEQGRRPKSQERSPWRGERLLIKN from the coding sequence ATGAGAGAAATTTGTTACTTAGAAGTTCCTACCCCGGATACAGCCGCCGTCCGTGTCTGGTTACAGCAGGAATTCGAGCATCTATCTTTGGGTGAGAAAATTATCACATCCGATGGTATTAGGCTGCAATTTAGGGGTGGTGGCAACACTAACAACACCGATACAAGCGAAACGGCGAAGATTCCGCAAACCGAACTCTCGATATTTGTTTGGTCAGTACAGCGCACGACTTACGTGAAGGTCTTTCGTTGGGGCGATCGCGTCCCCGGTGAAAAACAAATTCTGCAACAACTCAACTCAGGTCTGAGACGCCAGTTTCCCCAAGAGTACCCAGAACCACCAAAGATTGATTTGTCGCAACAATCTATCTTCGAGGCTTTGGCTCCCTATTACCCAGAAACAGTCAGATTCTTTCAGAAAATGCCCAATGGCGAGTCTGACCTTAACCGCGTCTACTGGTGGGAGCAGCGTTGGCGAGAAAGTGTCCGCAATCCGCAGCAACCCCGTCAGGTAGTGTTTTCAGATTCAGGGGAGACTGGGAGAATCCCCAATCCCCAATCCCCAATCCCCAATCCCCAATCCCCAATCCCCAATCCCCAATCCCCAATCCCCAATCCCCAATCCCCAATCCCCAGCTACGACTTAATTTATGTCGGTGGTGCTTTGGGTGTCATTCATGCGGCTGTTATGGCTAAACTCGGCTATCGGGTGCTGCTGCTGGAAAGGCTGCCTTTCGGACGGATGAACCGGGAGTGGAATATTTCCCGCGATGAGTTCCAAAGTTTAATTAATTTGGGCTTATTTACCCCTGCGGAGTTTGAAAGCATTATTGCAGCAGAGTATGTGGACGGGTTTAACAAATTTTTCGATGGTAACAATCCGCCTAAGCTGAAAGCACAGATTTTGCATACGCCAACGGTGCTGAATGTGGGTTTGGATTCGGAGAAGTTGCTGCGACTGTGCGGGGAAAAGCTGTTGGCTTCTGGGGGCGAAATCTGGGATGAGACGGAGTTTATCCGGGCTGATGTTGGGAAAAAGGAAGTTGTAGTTTCGGCGAAACATCTACCTAGCCAATCGCCGCGACAAGCGGCTGGACGGTTGCTGGTGGATGCGATGGGTACTGCGTCGCCGATTGCGTGGCAGCTGAATGGCGATCGCGCTTTTGATAGTGTCTGTCCTACGGTGGGGGCTGTTATTGCCAGTGGTTTTGAGCCTGGGGTTTGGGATTCCCAGTATGGCGATGTGTTGAACAGTCACGGGGATATTTCGCGGGGGCGACAACTGATTTGGGAGTTATTCCCGGCGGAAGGTGAGGAAATTACTATTTATCTGTTCCATTACCATCAGGTGCATCCCGATAATCCCGGCTCTTTGTTAGAGATGTATGAAGACTTTTTTACAATTCTGCCGGAGTATCGTCGGTGCGATATGGAAAAGTTGGTTTGGAAAAAGCCGACGTTTGGGTATATTCCGGGCCATTTTAGTGTGGGAGGTAGCGATCGCACTGTCGCCTATGACCGACTGATTGGCATTGGCGATGCGGCTTCTCTACAATCTCCCCTCGTATTTACTGGTTTTGGCTCTTTAGTCCGCAATCTGGGACGTTTGACGGCGCTTTTGGATACTGCACTAAAGCATGATTTGTTGAAGGCGCGTCAATTAAACCAGATTCGCGCTTATCAAAGCAACGTCTCAGTCGCCTGGCTCTTTTCCAAGGGGATGATGGTTCCCACGGGGCGTTACTTGCCACCCCAACGGATTAACTCGATGCTGAATACCTTTTTTGGGCTTTTGGCGACGGAACCACCAGAGGTGGCAGATACTTTTATTAAAGACCGAGTGGATTGGCTGACCTTTAATCGCCTAGCGCTGATAGCTGCTTGGCAAAACCCCTCTTTGCTGCCCTGGATTTGGGAACTTGCGGGGCCAAAGGATATCCTGCGTTGGCTAGGCAGTTACTTCAGCTTTACTCTGAATGCTGTCTATCTCTGGTTGCTAGGGGGTTGGTTCCCCGGTTTGATCCAGCGCCTACAACCTTGGCTGGAAGACCGATATCCGGCTCTGTGGCTGTGGTTGCTGACCCAGAGTTATGCTTTGAGTGCTGAACAGGGTCGTCGTCCCAAAAGCCAAGAGCGATCGCCCTGGAGAGGCGAGAGGCTGTTAATTAAGAATTAA
- a CDS encoding response regulator encodes MLRILLIDDNPDDRILVTRQLQQEFPNLEFTSPIDARSLDKVLQVGNFDLAIVDYELGWTDGLTLLNAIKALYPDCPVIMCTDSGSEEVAVEGMKSGLSDYVLKRKPLHRLAIAVRDTLEKQKMRREYAAAVEELQLSEERLRLALFAAQMGSWDWNILTGEVIWSEDCERLFGLAPGSFQGTYEAFLACVHPEDREVVDKGISNALSTRTNFNQEFRVVRSDGSVSWLVGRGQVLSDEKGKARRMIGVDVDISDRKQREVELRQYAEELEVANRLKDEFLAIVSHELRTPLNAILGWTQLLRSRNFDEATRKRSLEVIERNALQQNQLIEDILDTSRLMRGQMQLQISPVNLVRVIENTLNTVRLSAEAKSINFRFLILDSPLGSGDGRVEDSPVKSQSPIAINPKSDPPLVENPQFLVMGDLNRLQQVVWNLFSNAIKFTPPGGQVEVHLSLEHGEIERQKAIPSTEVQKEEGKSQKQELLSSPISHPQSPISYARITVSDTGEGISADFLPYVFDRFRQADSTTTRSRNGLGLGLAIARQLVELHGGTIFAESKGEGQGATFIVNLPIIDARKASEPRTDNPKPKIQNSKLLDGLQVLSVDDDPDTLDLLVMILEGEGAKVTAVSCVDEALQALEKFQPDVLVSDIGMPKANGYDLIRQIRLKEKGQGEMLKAIALTAYGRQEDKIQALSAGFQMYLPKPIDPDILVNAIASLAGRARG; translated from the coding sequence ATGTTACGCATACTACTAATTGACGATAATCCAGACGATCGCATCCTGGTTACGCGGCAACTTCAGCAAGAGTTTCCCAATCTGGAATTTACTTCGCCTATTGATGCCAGAAGTCTTGACAAAGTGCTACAAGTGGGCAATTTCGATCTAGCAATCGTAGACTACGAGCTGGGCTGGACTGATGGCTTGACACTTCTAAATGCTATTAAAGCTTTGTATCCAGACTGCCCAGTAATTATGTGTACTGATAGCGGCAGCGAGGAAGTTGCTGTGGAGGGGATGAAGTCTGGGTTGAGCGATTATGTCCTCAAACGAAAACCTCTGCATCGTTTAGCGATCGCTGTGCGGGACACTTTGGAAAAGCAAAAGATGCGTCGGGAATATGCTGCCGCTGTTGAGGAATTGCAACTGAGTGAGGAGCGGCTGAGATTGGCGCTCTTTGCTGCCCAGATGGGTAGCTGGGACTGGAATATTTTAACAGGTGAGGTGATTTGGTCTGAGGATTGCGAACGGTTATTTGGTTTGGCTCCAGGCAGCTTTCAGGGAACTTATGAGGCATTTCTCGCCTGCGTTCACCCAGAAGACCGAGAAGTAGTTGACAAAGGCATAAGCAATGCTTTATCAACCAGAACGAACTTTAACCAAGAATTTCGCGTTGTCAGGAGTGACGGTAGCGTTAGCTGGCTGGTAGGCAGAGGTCAAGTTTTATCCGACGAAAAGGGTAAAGCTAGGCGGATGATCGGGGTTGATGTGGACATTAGCGATCGCAAGCAGCGGGAGGTAGAACTGCGGCAATACGCAGAAGAATTAGAGGTGGCAAATCGCTTAAAAGATGAGTTCCTAGCGATCGTTTCTCACGAACTCCGCACCCCTTTGAACGCAATTTTAGGTTGGACGCAATTGCTACGCAGTCGCAACTTCGATGAAGCAACCAGAAAGCGCAGTCTGGAAGTTATTGAACGCAACGCCCTCCAGCAGAATCAGTTAATTGAAGATATTCTGGATACTTCTCGCTTGATGCGAGGACAAATGCAACTACAGATATCACCTGTGAATCTGGTGAGAGTAATTGAAAATACTCTCAATACTGTGCGGTTATCAGCTGAAGCCAAATCAATCAATTTTCGATTTTTGATTTTGGATTCTCCCTTGGGTTCAGGGGATGGGAGAGTGGAAGATTCCCCAGTCAAGAGTCAATCCCCAATTGCCATCAATCCAAAATCCGATCCGCCCCTTGTGGAAAATCCACAATTCCTGGTGATGGGCGATCTGAATCGCTTACAGCAAGTTGTCTGGAATTTATTTTCTAATGCCATCAAGTTTACACCTCCAGGCGGACAAGTAGAAGTCCACCTTTCTTTAGAACATGGGGAGATAGAAAGGCAAAAGGCGATTCCCTCAACAGAGGTTCAAAAAGAGGAAGGTAAAAGCCAAAAACAAGAATTATTATCTTCCCCAATCTCCCATCCCCAATCCCCCATCTCCTACGCCAGGATCACCGTTAGCGATACAGGTGAAGGCATTAGCGCCGACTTTCTCCCGTATGTTTTTGACCGTTTTCGCCAAGCAGATAGTACCACTACACGCTCGCGCAATGGATTAGGTTTGGGATTAGCGATCGCTCGACAACTGGTGGAACTGCACGGCGGGACTATTTTTGCAGAAAGTAAAGGAGAAGGACAGGGAGCAACGTTTATCGTCAATCTCCCCATAATAGATGCCAGGAAAGCCAGCGAACCGAGAACAGACAATCCAAAACCCAAAATCCAAAATTCAAAATTACTTGATGGGTTACAAGTGCTGAGTGTTGATGATGACCCTGATACGTTGGATTTGCTGGTAATGATTCTGGAAGGGGAAGGTGCGAAAGTGACAGCAGTTTCCTGTGTGGATGAAGCTTTGCAAGCTTTGGAAAAATTCCAGCCTGATGTACTTGTGAGTGACATTGGAATGCCAAAGGCCAATGGTTACGATTTGATTCGCCAAATTAGGCTCAAAGAGAAGGGACAAGGTGAGATGTTAAAAGCGATCGCGCTGACGGCTTATGGCAGGCAAGAAGACAAAATACAGGCGCTATCCGCAGGCTTCCAGATGTACCTGCCCAAACCAATTGATCCTGATATCTTGGTGAATGCGATCGCGTCCCTGGCTGGACGGGCTAGGGGCTAG
- a CDS encoding phosphatase PAP2 family protein, whose amino-acid sequence MSSRLFGLIFTIRAAGLLLAALALWGFAQIADEVLDKESQFIDTAILLALQRLHTPLLDQVMTGITFFGEPELLLIICLGFAAWLLLRGNRSQATTLGIASLGAVGLNYLLKDLFARDRPALWDRIVDVRYYSFPSGHAMISMVVYGAIAYLLIKNFGKWSNLIIITTVALIFSIGLSRLYLGVHWPTDVLAGYAAGIVWLMTCIFSLEFWQYRQVSNSNTVAPSE is encoded by the coding sequence ATGAGTTCTCGGCTGTTTGGTTTGATATTTACAATTCGAGCAGCAGGGTTATTGCTTGCAGCCTTGGCGCTGTGGGGATTTGCCCAGATCGCTGACGAAGTTTTAGACAAAGAAAGCCAATTTATCGACACGGCAATTTTACTGGCTCTCCAGCGTCTGCATACGCCGCTACTAGATCAAGTAATGACAGGTATCACCTTTTTCGGCGAACCGGAGTTGCTGCTAATCATCTGTCTCGGCTTCGCGGCTTGGTTGTTGCTGCGAGGTAATCGGTCACAAGCGACAACCCTCGGAATCGCCTCTTTGGGTGCCGTTGGCTTAAATTATTTGCTCAAAGACCTATTTGCCCGCGATCGCCCGGCGCTGTGGGATCGGATCGTTGATGTCCGCTACTACAGCTTTCCCAGTGGTCATGCAATGATTTCAATGGTCGTCTACGGCGCGATCGCTTACTTGCTGATTAAAAACTTCGGCAAGTGGAGCAATTTAATTATCATCACCACAGTTGCATTAATTTTCAGCATTGGTCTGAGTCGGCTTTATCTGGGTGTCCACTGGCCCACTGATGTCTTAGCTGGGTATGCAGCAGGCATAGTGTGGTTAATGACCTGTATCTTCAGCCTGGAATTCTGGCAATATCGCCAGGTAAGCAACTCAAACACAGTAGCGCCGAGTGAATAG